The Candidatus Latescibacter sp. genome includes a region encoding these proteins:
- the rfbD gene encoding dTDP-4-dehydrorhamnose reductase, translating to MRILVTGSSGRIGRALLSSLPLDMEAEVLLDSMDQSRTFLPWYRSDISDRGKTVMAITCASPEVVVHLAAATDVDECERDPDKAFRVNRDGARNVAEACAKCGAGMVYLSTDYVFDGLAGPYTELDEPAPINVYGLSKLEGERAAADMLDDLAVVRVSVPFGRRRNGAHNFISRLQEELSAGNTVKVVTDQRTTPAFLDELAELLWTIIRNRIRGVIHYGTSDRLSRYEMAEELCRVMGYPAELVQPVKTADLRLLAKRPLESGFVTERARDILKYPPVTFREALTIMAGQ from the coding sequence ATGAGGATTCTGGTCACCGGGTCTTCAGGAAGGATCGGGAGAGCGCTCCTTTCTTCACTGCCCCTCGACATGGAAGCGGAGGTTCTCCTGGATTCCATGGATCAGTCGCGGACTTTTCTTCCCTGGTACCGGTCGGATATCTCGGACCGCGGCAAGACGGTCATGGCCATTACCTGCGCCAGTCCGGAGGTGGTGGTTCACCTGGCTGCGGCGACCGATGTAGATGAGTGCGAGCGGGACCCTGATAAGGCCTTCCGGGTCAACCGTGACGGCGCCCGGAATGTCGCCGAAGCCTGTGCGAAATGCGGCGCGGGGATGGTATACCTTTCCACCGATTACGTGTTCGACGGCCTGGCAGGTCCCTATACCGAGCTGGATGAGCCGGCCCCGATCAATGTGTACGGCCTCTCCAAGCTTGAGGGGGAACGTGCGGCGGCGGACATGCTCGATGATCTGGCCGTGGTGCGGGTCAGCGTTCCGTTCGGAAGGAGAAGAAATGGCGCACATAATTTCATCAGCCGTCTTCAGGAGGAACTTTCCGCCGGAAATACAGTCAAAGTGGTTACTGACCAGAGGACAACCCCTGCTTTTCTGGACGAACTGGCGGAATTACTCTGGACTATCATCAGGAACAGGATCAGGGGGGTCATCCATTACGGGACAAGCGACCGTCTTTCACGGTATGAGATGGCGGAGGAGCTCTGCCGTGTGATGGGGTATCCGGCGGAGCTGGTTCAGCCGGTGAAGACCGCCGACCTTCGCCTCCTTGCGAAAAGACCCCTGGAGAGCGGTTTTGTCACCGAGCGGGCGCGGGATATCCTGAAGTATCCTCCGGTCACGTTCCGTGAGGCTCTGACGATAATGGCGGGACAGTAA
- a CDS encoding glycosyltransferase, whose protein sequence is MDLSVVIVSYNVSSFLDQTLMTVEESAHGLEYEIFVVDNASADDSVDMVRRKYPQVKLIVNSENRGFAKANNQAFGLAGGRYILLLNPDTVLRSDTIPAMIGFLDRHPEAGAAGCKVINPDGSLQLACRRGFPSPGVAFFKMVGLSGLFPKSRTFGAYNLTYLDPESVSEVDAVSGSFMMLRREALDRAGHLDEDFFMYGEDLDLCYRIKKDGWKIYYVPDTEIIHFKGESTKSVPTMKSILDFYTAMHIFVEKHHGGGTKLFPRWLLITGIYFRMAWGYGIRTLTRLKEPLFDFFLINISLALGVMMRFGVSLEEAPDYTGMQWISIFLVYSTFYMTTFTFLGMYHRYRHNPERAFFGVFIGFLLNVLIVYFIKEYNFSRIASFYCWGFNSIFISGWRFAAQMMRSKETRIRFKKALVVGRIADAAAFRKMVSFSETAPFIIVGCVEVTPGALRGREKDGVYVLGLIDELRDIIKEYAVDMVIMVGSSLPYSKILSIGSKFGSMTPEFKLAPELKVPGENAPNGSVTLIDIHPGGLFGNSRR, encoded by the coding sequence ATGGACCTGTCCGTTGTCATTGTAAGTTATAATGTATCCTCCTTCCTGGATCAGACCCTCATGACTGTGGAGGAATCCGCCCACGGTCTCGAGTATGAGATTTTCGTGGTTGATAACGCTTCGGCGGACGACAGCGTAGACATGGTCAGGCGGAAATATCCGCAGGTGAAACTTATTGTGAACAGCGAAAACCGGGGATTCGCCAAAGCGAACAACCAGGCTTTCGGCCTGGCCGGGGGCAGGTATATCCTTCTTCTCAATCCCGACACCGTGCTGCGCAGCGATACGATCCCCGCCATGATCGGATTCCTCGACCGCCATCCCGAAGCCGGCGCCGCCGGGTGCAAGGTGATCAACCCGGACGGTTCCCTGCAGCTTGCCTGCCGAAGGGGATTTCCCTCTCCCGGAGTGGCGTTTTTCAAAATGGTGGGACTTTCCGGGCTTTTCCCCAAATCCAGGACATTCGGCGCTTACAACCTCACCTATCTCGATCCTGAATCGGTATCCGAAGTGGATGCCGTTTCCGGCTCGTTCATGATGCTCCGCAGGGAAGCTCTGGACCGCGCCGGACACCTCGACGAGGATTTTTTCATGTACGGCGAGGACCTTGACCTCTGCTACCGCATCAAGAAGGACGGGTGGAAAATTTACTATGTACCCGACACGGAGATCATCCATTTCAAAGGGGAAAGCACCAAGTCGGTGCCGACCATGAAGAGTATCCTTGATTTTTACACCGCCATGCATATCTTTGTGGAAAAACACCACGGCGGGGGAACGAAACTGTTCCCCCGGTGGCTGCTCATCACAGGCATCTATTTCCGCATGGCCTGGGGGTATGGCATACGGACGCTGACAAGGCTGAAAGAGCCGCTTTTTGACTTTTTTCTCATCAACATTTCCCTGGCTCTGGGTGTCATGATGCGGTTCGGAGTTTCTCTCGAAGAAGCGCCGGATTACACCGGCATGCAGTGGATAAGCATATTTCTGGTGTATTCGACCTTCTACATGACAACCTTCACCTTCCTTGGAATGTACCATCGATACCGGCATAACCCGGAGCGTGCGTTTTTCGGAGTGTTTATCGGTTTCCTGTTGAATGTTCTAATCGTATATTTTATCAAGGAATATAATTTTTCGCGGATTGCATCGTTTTACTGCTGGGGATTCAACTCGATATTCATTTCGGGCTGGCGGTTCGCCGCGCAGATGATGCGGTCGAAAGAAACCCGCATCAGGTTCAAGAAAGCGCTCGTGGTGGGCCGGATTGCCGATGCCGCCGCCTTCCGTAAGATGGTAAGCTTTTCGGAAACGGCGCCTTTCATTATCGTTGGCTGCGTCGAGGTTACTCCGGGCGCCCTTCGCGGCCGTGAAAAGGATGGAGTATACGTTCTGGGCCTGATCGATGAACTGCGGGATATCATTAAAGAATATGCGGTGGATATGGTGATCATGGTCGGCTCCAGCCTGCCCTATTCGAAAATTTTAAGTATTGGAAGCAAATTCGGTTCGATGACCCCGGAATTCAAACTGGCGCCGGAATTGAAAGTTCCCGGCGAAAACGCTCCGAACGGATCGGTCACACTGATCGATATCCATCCCGGAGGATTGTTCGGAAACAGCAGGAGATAG
- a CDS encoding lysylphosphatidylglycerol synthase domain-containing protein, which translates to MKGYRALSLFVRLTLAVAVLFFVIRAVLNNWAEVRSYSWDFNPTFLVLSVMVFLGGYIFLAWIWGRVLYSAGHPVSFGAAWDIYFIGNLGRYIPGKVWTVAFTAYVAEKYGVPAVAAGTLSVFAQAYSVISSLVIFALFFICNGSLLKGIPLEWTAPIFILVLLIFLAPGNLGRALNFLLARLGRERSSIRLDTIGALKIMLWYFLSWLVFGAAFWLFMIAITGDRSLQPFFLTGVFVVSNVTGFLAVFTPGGLGVREGIMGLLLAGYIPAGVGILAAFLLRLLTTMVELSCVAFVLIRKGSLYGKEKTALPGS; encoded by the coding sequence ATGAAAGGTTACAGGGCGCTGTCCCTGTTCGTCAGGCTGACACTTGCTGTCGCTGTTCTTTTTTTCGTTATCAGGGCGGTTCTGAACAATTGGGCGGAGGTCAGGTCCTACTCATGGGACTTTAATCCGACGTTTCTGGTTTTGTCGGTGATGGTATTTCTGGGTGGATATATTTTCCTTGCCTGGATTTGGGGAAGAGTCCTTTACTCCGCCGGCCATCCGGTTTCTTTCGGAGCCGCCTGGGACATATATTTCATCGGCAATCTGGGACGCTATATTCCCGGCAAGGTATGGACGGTTGCGTTCACTGCCTACGTGGCGGAGAAATACGGCGTTCCGGCGGTCGCAGCAGGAACATTATCCGTTTTTGCGCAGGCTTATTCGGTAATATCTTCATTGGTGATTTTTGCGCTGTTCTTTATATGTAACGGGTCTCTTCTGAAGGGAATTCCGTTGGAATGGACAGCGCCGATTTTCATCCTGGTACTGCTCATTTTCCTGGCCCCTGGAAACCTGGGGCGGGCGCTCAATTTCCTTCTGGCCAGGCTGGGGAGAGAGCGGTCCTCGATAAGGCTGGATACAATCGGGGCGTTAAAAATCATGCTCTGGTATTTTCTCTCCTGGCTGGTATTCGGCGCGGCATTCTGGCTTTTTATGATAGCTATTACCGGCGACCGTTCGCTTCAGCCGTTTTTCCTCACCGGAGTGTTCGTGGTGTCGAATGTTACCGGTTTCCTGGCGGTGTTCACGCCGGGAGGGCTGGGAGTCAGGGAAGGTATAATGGGCCTTCTGCTCGCCGGATACATTCCCGCGGGAGTGGGGATCCTCGCGGCATTCCTGCTGCGGCTTTTGACCACAATGGTTGAATTGAGTTGTGTGGCGTTTGTTCTGATACGAAAGGGATCTTTGTATGGCAAAGAAAAAACGGCTCTCCCCGGGAGTTGA
- a CDS encoding polyprenol monophosphomannose synthase, producing MKGLVIIPTYNEIENIEAITRAVLDLPYDFHILIVDDNSPDGTGEIADRLAAADSRIHVLHRKKKEGLGPAYIAGFQWGLAHDGYDILFEMDADFSHRPEYLHDFMKAIGDSDLVLGSRYISGVNVVNWPLGRLLISYFANRYSQIVTGLPVRDATGGFKCFRRKVLESIDLAKVRSTGYAFQIEMSMRAAARGFTIKEIPIIFYDRTKGTSKMTFHIAREAAFMVWKLRLMKMMGKL from the coding sequence ATGAAAGGTCTGGTCATCATTCCGACCTACAATGAAATTGAGAACATCGAGGCGATCACCCGTGCGGTGCTCGACCTGCCGTACGATTTCCATATCCTTATAGTTGACGACAATTCCCCCGACGGCACCGGGGAGATCGCCGACCGTCTGGCGGCTGCGGACAGCCGTATCCATGTCCTTCACCGTAAGAAGAAGGAAGGTCTCGGGCCTGCCTATATAGCGGGATTTCAGTGGGGGCTCGCCCATGATGGGTATGACATCCTGTTCGAGATGGACGCCGATTTTTCCCACCGTCCCGAATACCTGCACGATTTCATGAAAGCCATCGGGGATTCCGACCTTGTGCTCGGCTCGCGGTATATCAGCGGGGTCAATGTGGTTAACTGGCCGCTGGGAAGGCTTCTGATCTCCTATTTTGCCAACCGGTACTCGCAGATCGTCACCGGCCTCCCTGTGCGGGACGCCACCGGGGGATTCAAATGTTTCCGCCGCAAGGTTCTCGAATCGATAGACCTGGCGAAAGTCAGGAGCACAGGCTATGCTTTCCAGATAGAGATGTCCATGCGGGCCGCCGCCCGGGGATTTACTATAAAAGAAATACCGATTATATTTTACGACCGCACAAAAGGGACATCCAAGATGACCTTCCACATCGCCCGTGAGGCGGCATTTATGGTGTGGAAGCTCCGGCTGATGAAGATGATGGGGAAACTGTAA